In a genomic window of Bemisia tabaci chromosome 1, PGI_BMITA_v3:
- the LOC140224619 gene encoding uncharacterized protein, with translation MKRKCKGAGLLNDLIDLIPGEKHLPFYNYCGPSTKLEERLARGDKPINGLDEACRSHDIEYSKTSDTKERNKADLVLADKAWERVKASDSSLGEKAAAWLVTNSMKLKAKLGMGCGECGNDGVEKKEKKKKSVKSGVYKQADGFLPDRAHPASRKQDPAKVEKKKKKKKKKATPPSPRIIPVPATGGALMKILTSRIGLSPESSNQAMGKIGIHMAGRKSRHRRTRIGEGLYLAPYKQGYGLYLKPPSMAARLN, from the coding sequence ATGAAGCGCAAGTGCAAGGGTGCGGGGTTGCTCAACGATCTGATCGATCTGATCCCGGGTGAGAAACATCTTCCGTTTTACAATTATTGCGGTCCATCTACGAAACTAGAAGAGAGATTGGCACGCGGAGACAAGCCAATCAACGGACTGGACGAAGCTTGCCGTTCCCATGATATTGAGTACAGTAAGACTTCGGACACGAAAGAGAGGAACAAAGCAGATCTAGTGTTGGCCGATAAAGCTTGGGAACGCGTCAAGGCGAGTGATTCTTCGCTCGGCGAGAAAGCGGCAGCTTGGCTCGTCACGAACagtatgaaactcaaagccaaactaGGTATGGGCTGTGGAGAATGTGGTAACGATGGTGttgagaagaaggagaagaagaagaagagtgtCAAGTCGGGTGTCTATAAGCAAGCGGATGGATTTCTTCCTGATCGTGCTCACCCCGCATCGAGGAAACAAGATCCAGCTAAAgtagagaagaagaagaagaagaagaagaagaaggcaaCGCCTCCCTCGCCCCGTATCATACCCGTTCCGGCTACGGGTGGTGCTCTGATGAAAATCCTAACATCTCGCATCGGGTTATCGCCCGAGTCGTCGAATCAAGCCATGGGTAAAATCGGAATTCACATGGCCGGACGGAAATCTCGTCATCGAAGGACACGGATCGGTGAGGGTCTCTACCTGGCTCCGTACAAGCAAGGTTACGGTCTTTACCTGAAACCGCCATCAATGGCTGCTCGTTTAAACTAA
- the LOC140226107 gene encoding uncharacterized protein, with translation MEAFTLDPSLKNVVYYQYHTYNPYNATFKNNDEIRLPINSQDLYTVPGDSKIYVEGTIDVTLKTGSTAADFQYEMTNNALLYLFEQIKYEINGEEVDRARSVGVTSTCKTLLTSSPQELNALQIAGWGTPIRCGSDNTFYGMIPLSMVLGFNPDVKTPLVRLRQELILIRSRTDKNCYLIKPGCKDKGSISISLQKVQWIMPQVKFNLATEKTLLDKVKNNVSLLLPITSFETFIYPQLPTSDKDTWKLMTTTNVEAPSYIILVFQTNRSDSEESDASKFDHVNLRSFKVYLNSVCLPYEALNENFEKEKYLSFYQNYLNFITDFSNGEKLCEPALTMTQFKSQNPMFIMKCIYEDIIKPGPLDIQIEVESLKNFPAGTTVYAILIHKSVYAYQTLSGNIKRIL, from the coding sequence ATGGAGGCGTTCACACTGGACCCGTCGCTAAAAAACGTGGTTTACTATCAATACCATACCTATAACCCGTACAACGCAACGTTCAAGAATAACGATGAAATTCGTCTACCCATCAACAGCCAGGATCTCTACACCGTGCCGGGCGATTCAAAAATTTACGTCGAAGGAACGATCGACGTCACGCTTAAGACAGGGTCCACGGCGGCCGATTTCCAATATGAAATGACTAATAACGCTCTTTTGTACCTGTTCGAGCAAATCAAATACGAAATCAACGGTGAGGAAGTGGATCGAGCCCGTTCGGTCGGTGTTACGTCAACGTGTAAAACCCTGTTGACGAGCAGTCCTCAAGAGCTGAACGCTCTCCAAATCGCCGGATGGGGAACGCCAATCAGATGCGGTTCGGACAATACTTTTTACGGGATGATACCGCTCAGCATGGTTCTAGGCTTCAATCCCGATGTGAAAACACCGCTGGTCCGTCTTCGGCAAGAACTCATTTTGATCCGATCGAGGACCGATAAAAATTGCTACCTGATCAAACCGGGCTGCAAGGACAAGGGCTCGATTTCCATCTCTCTGCAAAAAGTTCAATGGATCATGCCTCAAGTTAAATTCAATCTGGCAACAGAAAAAACGCTTCTCGACAAGGTCAAGAACAATGTTAGTTTATTGCTCCCGATCACGAGTTTCGAGACTTTCATCTACCCGCAACTGCCGACGAGCGATAAAGACACGTGGAAATTGATGACGACGACCAACGTGGAAGCTCCGTCGTATATAATTCTGGTATTTCAAACGAATCGTTCGGATAGCGAGGAAAGCGATGCTAGCAAATTCGATCACGTCAATTTGCGCTCTTTTAAAGTGTATCTGAACAGCGTTTGCCTCCCGTACGAGGCTCTCAACGAGAATTTCGAAAAGGAAAAGTATTTGAGTTTCTATCAAAACTATTTGAATTTCATCACAGATTTTTCGAACGGTGAAAAATTATGCGAACCGGCACTGACCATGACTCAattcaaatcgcaaaatccCATGTTCATCATGAAATGCATTTACGAGGATATCATCAAGCCTGGACCGTTGGACATTCAAATCGAGGTAGAGTcgctcaaaaatttcccggctGGGACAACTGTTTACGCAATTTTAATCCATAAATCTGTTTACGCTTATCAGACTCTGTCGGGTAATATAAAAAGAATATTgtag
- the LOC140224620 gene encoding uncharacterized protein gives MKRKCKGAGLLNDLIDLIPGEKHLPFYNYCGPSTKLEERLARGDKPINGLDEACRSHDIEYSKTSDTKERNKADLVLADKAWERVKASDSSLGEKAAAWLVTNSMKLKAKLGMGCGECGNDGVEKKEKKKKSSVKSGVYKQADGFLPDRAHPASRKQDPAKVEKKKKKKATPPSPRIIPVPATGGALMKILTSRIGLSPESSNQAMGKIGIHMAGRKSRHRRTRIGEGLYLAPYKQGYGLYLKPPSMAARLN, from the coding sequence ATGAAGCGCAAGTGCAAGGGTGCGGGGTTGCTCAACGATCTGATCGATCTGATCCCGGGTGAGAAACATCTTCCGTTTTACAATTATTGCGGTCCATCTACGAAACTAGAAGAGAGATTGGCACGCGGAGACAAGCCAATCAACGGACTGGACGAAGCTTGCCGTTCCCATGATATTGAGTACAGTAAGACTTCGGACACGAAAGAGAGGAACAAAGCAGATCTAGTGTTGGCCGATAAAGCTTGGGAACGCGTCAAGGCGAGTGATTCTTCGCTCGGCGAGAAAGCGGCAGCTTGGCTCGTCACGAACagtatgaaactcaaagccaaactaGGTATGGGCTGTGGAGAATGTGGTAACGATGGTGttgagaagaaggagaagaagaagaagagtagTGTCAAGTCGGGTGTCTATAAGCAAGCGGATGGATTTCTTCCTGATCGTGCTCACCCCGCATCGAGGAAACAAGATCCAGCTAAAgtagagaagaagaagaagaagaaggcaaCGCCTCCCTCGCCCCGTATCATACCCGTTCCGGCTACGGGTGGTGCTCTGATGAAAATCCTAACATCTCGCATCGGGTTATCGCCCGAGTCGTCGAATCAAGCCATGGGTAAAATCGGAATTCACATGGCCGGACGGAAATCTCGTCATCGAAGGACACGGATCGGTGAGGGTCTCTACCTGGCTCCGTACAAGCAAGGTTACGGTCTTTACCTGAAACCGCCATCAATGGCTGCTCGTTTAAACTAA